The Dermacentor albipictus isolate Rhodes 1998 colony chromosome 2, USDA_Dalb.pri_finalv2, whole genome shotgun sequence genome has a segment encoding these proteins:
- the LOC139055473 gene encoding uncharacterized protein, whose protein sequence is MEEPVDGETSNPSDCHPGEWKTVLHAYRNRTTDSNSPPKHPVSATVQPKPSASNAGAPPDAASGNKRSAFKETPQLLRMTRVVVHRSKQLAALPAGTIRVVFRPRGGLSLEKIPAPSILQALHSTLSCSVIGELHIRIHPTNNTFTVATVAEATALALVKIQQITLDGLQYPVAAYIAAPPAAVKGVISRAYWNETPEQILTDLQYRNPDANIIAARRMGKTTSILITFASGPVPHTIKYMCVVHRCTKYQGSPDACTNCRKPGHRYDVCPLPKAGLCPRCGGKHTPQETPCTPSCILCGGSHLTGTGSCKARTPPPRRQTASKPKQPVPTPKDFPPLVSHQDRQRAWTKPTSTPQTSQREEEIALLREEGQPAIGTWEEWEALLASQDPDAQLRCVNRGASAMALRGLDTCA, encoded by the exons ATGGAGGAGCCCGTGGATGGAGAGACCTCGAACCCGTCGGACTGCCACCCTGGTGAGTGGAAAACTGTGCTCCATGCATACCGTAATCGGACCACGGATTCGAATTCGCCCCCAAAACACCCGGTATCGGCCACCGTTCAACCTAAACCAAGCGCCAGCAACGCCGGCGCGCCACCGGACGCTGCATCTGGGAACAAACGAAGCGCGTTCAAGGAGACGCCACAGCTCCTACGCATGACGCGCGTCGTCGTCCATAGAAGCAAGCAACTCGCCGCACTGCCGGCGGGTACCATCAGAGTAGTCTTTCGCCCGCGAGGCGGCCTCTCCCTGGAGAAGATCCCGGCTCCCAGTATCCTGCAGGCACTTCACTCGACCCTCAGCTGCTCAGTGATAGGCGAGTTGCACATAAGGATCCATCCAACTAACAACACCTTTACAGTGGCGACGGTGGCGGAGGCAACAGCTCTCGCTTTGGTCAAAATCCAGCAAATTACCTTAGATGGACTACAATACCCGGTAGCCGCGTACATCGCGGCCCCTCCAgcggcagtcaagggcgtcatttCCCGGGCCTACTGGAACGAGACACCAGAACAAATCCTAACTGACTTACAATACAGAAACCCGGACGCTAACATTATAGCGGCCCGACGCATGGGTAAAACAACGTCCATCTTAATAACTTTTGCCTCAGGTCCCGTGCCTCACACAATTAAATATATGTGTGTGGTACACCGCTGCACCAAATACCAGGGAAGCCCCGATGCCTGCACAAACTGCAGGAAGCCTGGACACAGGTACGACGTGTGCCCTCTCCCGAAGGCTGGACTGTGCCCGCGGTGTGGCGGGAAGCACACCCCTCAAGAGACCCCATGCACGCCAAGCTGCATTCTTTGTGGTGGTTCCCACCTTACCGGTACCGGCTCGTGCAAAGCCAGGACCCCTCCACCTCGTAGACAGACCGCGTCGAAACCCAAGCAACCAGTGCCCACGCCAAAGGACTTTCCACCGCTAGTGTCTCATCAAGATCGCCAGCGAGCCTGGACCAAGCCCACCAGTACACCCCAAACCTCACAGCGGGAGGAAGAGATAGCTCTCCTGCGGGAAGAG ggacagcccgccatcgGTACATGGGAGGAATGGGAGGCCCTCCTTGCGTCGCAGGACCCGGACGCGCAACTTCGCTGTGTGAACCGGGGTGCCAGTGCCATGGCCCTACGTGGCCTGGACACATGCGCGTAA